One stretch of Corynebacterium auriscanis DNA includes these proteins:
- a CDS encoding DUF6912 family protein: protein MRVYIPATFDILAALHREGEHPVRSAVAFALTPAVREYYTGGDEEELAYSAFLDAAKASLRLLSIGDEQRFPHRRVVISADIDSSAVTLHPEDGESVVRLNPPRLTVPQIAAIHVDDADAEEATARAIDLVDAADLGDEDAELAIGDCEDNLMSWYDCKELPFLVELM from the coding sequence ATGCGTGTATACATCCCCGCAACGTTTGACATTTTGGCGGCGTTGCACCGCGAGGGTGAGCACCCCGTGCGCTCTGCGGTGGCTTTCGCACTGACTCCTGCGGTTCGGGAGTACTACACCGGGGGAGACGAGGAAGAGCTGGCGTATAGCGCGTTTCTCGACGCAGCAAAGGCATCCTTGCGCCTGCTGTCAATCGGTGACGAGCAGCGTTTCCCGCACCGCCGTGTGGTGATCAGTGCCGATATAGATAGCTCCGCTGTGACTCTCCACCCGGAAGACGGTGAATCAGTTGTTCGGTTGAACCCACCCCGGCTCACCGTGCCACAAATCGCCGCCATCCATGTGGACGATGCTGATGCCGAAGAGGCGACTGCACGGGCTATCGATTTGGTCGACGCCGCGGACTTAGGCGATGAGGATGCTGAACTGGCGATCGGTGATTGCGAAGACAACTTGATGAGTTGGTACGACTGCAAAGAGCTGCCGTTTTTGGTTGAACTGATGTGA
- the aroA gene encoding 3-phosphoshikimate 1-carboxyvinyltransferase: MSEQLWSAPHASQPIEAEVHIPGSKSITNRALILAALAQGPSTIHGALLSRDTELMMESLRQLGTQIRTDGTTVHVVPEPHLTGGVVHCGLAGTVMRFVPPLAALAEGTVEFDGDLQARKRPMATTLDSLRALGAEVETISDENPDGLPFLIHGSGHIDGGEVKIDASASSQFVSGLLLAGARFTNGVRVTNVGNALPSQPHVEMTLEMLRMAGVKVESSFNEWIVHPGPIQGRTWTVEPDLSNATPFMAAAAVTGGTVRIGNWPQATTQPGDQFRVLLDDMGVTCEYRAHDSSLEVRGTGALKGITWDMHDIGELTPTVVALAALADSRSHLYGIAHLRGHETNRLAALSANINALGGRVQETEDGLIIDPAPLHGGRWESYADHRMATAGAIIGLRVEGIEVEDIDTTAKTLPGFRLRWAEMLGLER, translated from the coding sequence ATGTCTGAGCAATTGTGGTCCGCCCCTCATGCCTCTCAACCCATCGAGGCTGAAGTTCACATTCCTGGTTCCAAATCCATTACGAACCGGGCGTTGATCCTTGCCGCCTTAGCGCAAGGCCCTTCCACTATTCACGGAGCACTATTAAGCCGGGACACTGAACTAATGATGGAGTCCCTACGCCAACTGGGAACCCAGATCCGAACGGACGGCACCACTGTGCACGTCGTGCCGGAACCACACCTGACCGGCGGCGTGGTGCATTGCGGGCTGGCGGGCACGGTCATGCGGTTCGTCCCGCCTTTAGCCGCACTCGCCGAGGGTACGGTGGAATTCGATGGCGACCTGCAGGCACGGAAACGCCCTATGGCGACCACGCTGGATTCACTGCGCGCACTCGGTGCGGAAGTCGAAACGATCAGCGACGAAAACCCCGACGGCCTCCCGTTCCTCATTCACGGTAGTGGCCACATAGACGGCGGGGAAGTAAAAATCGACGCCAGCGCGTCCTCCCAGTTCGTCAGCGGCCTGCTGCTCGCCGGGGCACGCTTCACCAACGGCGTGCGCGTCACGAACGTAGGCAATGCCCTGCCCAGCCAGCCGCATGTGGAAATGACGTTAGAAATGCTGCGCATGGCCGGGGTCAAGGTTGAGTCCAGTTTCAACGAATGGATCGTTCACCCGGGCCCCATCCAGGGGCGCACGTGGACCGTAGAGCCAGACTTATCAAATGCCACACCCTTTATGGCCGCTGCGGCCGTCACAGGCGGAACCGTCCGCATCGGCAACTGGCCCCAGGCCACAACTCAGCCAGGTGATCAGTTCCGTGTGCTATTGGACGACATGGGTGTGACATGCGAATACCGAGCCCACGATTCCAGTTTGGAGGTCCGCGGAACCGGCGCTCTTAAGGGCATCACGTGGGACATGCACGATATTGGTGAATTGACACCCACTGTGGTCGCTCTCGCCGCACTGGCCGATTCCCGATCCCACCTTTATGGCATCGCGCACCTGCGCGGACATGAGACGAATCGTTTGGCGGCACTGTCGGCCAACATCAATGCCCTCGGCGGGCGCGTGCAGGAAACGGAGGATGGTCTCATCATCGATCCGGCTCCGCTGCACGGTGGCCGCTGGGAATCCTACGCGGATCACCGCATGGCCACCGCAGGGGCCATCATCGGGCTGCGCGTGGAAGGTATTGAGGTTGAGGATATCGACACCACCGCGAAAACCCTGCCGGGTTTCCGCCTTCGCTGGGCGGAAATGCTGGGACTGGAGCGGTAG
- a CDS encoding sigma-70 family RNA polymerase sigma factor has protein sequence MTVENTERARQDGELNRAPGESDADLLHRFERDALPLLDQLYGAALRMTRNPADAQDLVQDAYMKAFNAFASFKPGTNLKAWMYRILTNTYINSYRKAQRRPAEQSADEMTDWQMAESASHDSVGLQSAEVEALKLIPDSRIQQALMDLPEDYRMVVYYADVEGMPYKEIAEIMDTPIGTVMSRLHRGRKRLRVALKDVAAEHGIAIQKKNSAVARKDEVNVR, from the coding sequence ATGACCGTGGAAAACACTGAGCGCGCTCGCCAGGACGGCGAGTTGAATCGTGCGCCGGGTGAAAGCGATGCGGACCTTTTGCATCGCTTTGAGCGCGATGCGCTGCCGCTGCTTGACCAGTTGTATGGTGCAGCTTTGCGGATGACTCGCAACCCGGCCGACGCGCAGGATCTTGTTCAAGATGCGTACATGAAGGCCTTCAACGCTTTCGCGTCGTTTAAGCCGGGGACCAACCTCAAGGCGTGGATGTACAGGATTCTGACGAACACGTACATCAACTCGTATCGGAAGGCGCAGCGCCGCCCGGCAGAACAAAGCGCTGATGAAATGACGGATTGGCAGATGGCTGAAAGCGCGTCTCACGATTCAGTGGGATTGCAATCCGCCGAGGTAGAGGCATTGAAGCTGATACCGGATTCCCGTATTCAGCAGGCCCTGATGGATCTGCCGGAGGACTACCGGATGGTTGTCTACTACGCAGACGTGGAGGGTATGCCCTACAAAGAGATCGCGGAAATTATGGACACCCCGATCGGAACGGTCATGAGCCGTTTGCACCGTGGCCGGAAGAGGCTGCGTGTAGCACTAAAGGATGTGGCTGCCGAGCACGGCATTGCTATTCAGAAGAAGAACTCTGCGGTCGCTAGGAAAGACGAGGTGAACGTTCGATGA
- the rsrA gene encoding mycothiol system anti-sigma-R factor: protein MTGPKNKCEELLEVLYEYVDGTGGPQARAELQRHVDECPQCLQALGLEQQVRQLLRSCCSQPAPSDLRTRITTQLRVRYEVRRYEN from the coding sequence ATGACCGGTCCAAAGAATAAGTGTGAGGAGCTTCTCGAAGTGCTGTATGAATACGTCGACGGCACTGGGGGGCCACAAGCGCGTGCCGAGTTGCAACGCCACGTTGACGAGTGCCCCCAATGCTTGCAGGCGCTGGGATTGGAGCAGCAGGTTCGGCAGTTACTGCGTTCGTGTTGTTCGCAGCCTGCACCGAGTGACCTCCGCACTCGGATTACCACACAGCTTCGGGTGCGTTACGAGGTCCGCCGTTACGAAAACTAG
- a CDS encoding PQQ-binding-like beta-propeller repeat protein: MSPSRFSLPSPERRTHGDIIASALIAAGLLMGGVGVWLTSDAHSVEHHVAKDSSAVLATGNAELPQRPRELWTTTTLGKDLVVDQEGVVQVNGTKVRMLEAATGAERWSYDKGEDVCAVTKGWDKTTVVFRGPKGCGQAISFDSKTGQYWSARDSIAPDDVASFRSEDIIGILSPARLETWRSDLVRTVEVGKMPTPVKVGKQEYTHCNFTSVGTAGTLLATVQECPGEKDGKKYARLLNTTPEDSDAPESWHVYRVPAGSEIIGANEHRAAIAIPAASGKKARIQSLDKEGHFEEFPVDVGPDLHQRLQNHDSAPFQPLTIHTGSMAGWFNGRALVALNPETFRPLWTLPGAQGVGTVLNGKLAVPMRDNGIALVDPSSGKVERTIGVDRGGYEGPIEIAFTGQTILEKRGEKVVALGA; this comes from the coding sequence ATGTCCCCCAGCCGGTTTTCCCTCCCCTCTCCCGAGCGCCGCACACACGGCGACATTATCGCCTCCGCGCTCATCGCTGCTGGCCTGTTGATGGGAGGCGTGGGTGTGTGGCTGACTTCCGACGCCCACAGTGTGGAACACCACGTTGCCAAAGACAGCTCAGCGGTCCTCGCAACAGGAAACGCGGAACTGCCTCAGCGCCCACGTGAACTGTGGACCACAACCACCCTAGGGAAAGACTTGGTGGTGGACCAAGAGGGCGTCGTCCAAGTAAACGGAACGAAGGTCCGCATGTTGGAAGCTGCCACCGGAGCCGAACGGTGGAGTTACGACAAGGGCGAAGACGTGTGCGCGGTAACCAAGGGTTGGGATAAAACAACCGTGGTTTTTCGTGGCCCCAAGGGGTGTGGCCAGGCAATCAGTTTTGATAGCAAGACGGGCCAGTACTGGAGCGCGCGCGACAGCATCGCGCCCGACGACGTTGCGAGCTTCCGCAGCGAGGACATCATCGGAATTCTTTCGCCCGCGCGTTTAGAGACGTGGCGCAGTGATCTGGTGCGCACAGTGGAAGTGGGAAAGATGCCTACACCCGTAAAAGTGGGCAAGCAGGAATATACACACTGCAACTTCACGTCCGTGGGGACGGCGGGCACACTGCTGGCGACCGTGCAGGAGTGCCCTGGAGAGAAGGACGGCAAGAAGTACGCGCGTTTGCTCAACACCACGCCTGAGGATTCAGATGCCCCGGAATCGTGGCACGTGTACCGCGTTCCAGCGGGCAGTGAAATAATCGGCGCGAATGAACACCGCGCCGCGATTGCGATACCCGCGGCGAGCGGAAAGAAAGCACGTATTCAGTCGCTGGATAAAGAAGGCCACTTTGAGGAATTTCCCGTAGACGTTGGACCGGATTTGCATCAGCGCTTGCAGAATCATGATTCTGCACCTTTCCAGCCCCTGACGATCCACACCGGCAGCATGGCTGGGTGGTTTAATGGACGAGCTCTGGTGGCGTTAAACCCGGAGACGTTCCGGCCATTGTGGACCCTACCCGGGGCACAGGGGGTAGGAACCGTGCTCAACGGAAAGCTTGCCGTGCCCATGCGAGACAACGGTATTGCGTTGGTAGATCCATCATCCGGAAAAGTGGAACGTACCATTGGTGTAGATCGTGGCGGGTACGAAGGCCCTATTGAGATAGCATTCACAGGGCAAACGATTCTTGAGAAGCGGGGCGAGAAGGTCGTCGCGCTGGGTGCGTAG
- the rsgA gene encoding ribosome small subunit-dependent GTPase A: protein MARRNSRQWDESDVRIRPGKGSRPRTKDRPSHNDAELGMVVSRDRGRWGVVLDDSGTLVTCMRAREMGRTAVVVGDRVGVVGDTSGKKDTLARIVRLEERHSVLRRTADDTDPYERIVVANADNLLIVTAVADPPPRAGFVQRALVAAFVGGLQPVLCLTKTDLADYREFAAEFDALNVRVLTCGVEDELADLERLITGHVNCVIGHSGVGKSTLVNRLVPTAERATGEVSGVGKGRHTSTQSVALELPTGGWIIDTPGIRSFGLAHINPDAVVNVFDDLREVIELCPRGCTHLGPPTDPECALDRLEGASARRVAGVRQMLEALRSNNEWEM from the coding sequence TTGGCCCGTCGCAATTCCCGCCAATGGGATGAATCCGATGTCCGCATCCGTCCAGGTAAAGGTTCACGCCCCCGCACTAAAGACCGCCCCAGCCACAATGATGCGGAACTGGGTATGGTGGTCAGCCGCGATAGAGGTCGCTGGGGTGTAGTTCTCGACGATTCTGGCACGCTGGTCACGTGCATGCGTGCCCGCGAGATGGGCCGTACTGCCGTGGTGGTCGGTGACCGCGTGGGGGTAGTTGGGGATACCAGTGGCAAAAAGGACACCCTAGCGCGGATCGTGCGCTTAGAGGAACGCCATTCGGTTCTGCGGCGCACTGCCGACGACACGGATCCTTACGAGCGCATTGTTGTGGCGAATGCGGACAACCTGTTGATTGTTACGGCCGTGGCCGATCCCCCTCCGCGCGCGGGCTTTGTGCAACGCGCGTTGGTGGCGGCATTTGTGGGCGGCTTGCAGCCAGTGCTGTGCCTGACGAAAACCGACTTGGCGGATTACCGCGAGTTTGCCGCGGAGTTCGATGCCCTCAACGTTCGGGTTCTCACCTGCGGGGTGGAAGACGAACTGGCAGATTTAGAACGTCTCATCACCGGTCACGTCAATTGTGTGATCGGGCATTCCGGAGTAGGAAAATCCACCTTGGTCAATCGCCTGGTTCCCACTGCAGAACGGGCGACTGGTGAGGTCAGTGGCGTGGGCAAAGGCCGTCACACCTCCACACAATCAGTCGCATTAGAGCTGCCCACGGGCGGCTGGATCATCGATACCCCGGGTATCCGGAGTTTCGGACTAGCCCATATCAACCCCGATGCCGTGGTCAACGTGTTTGATGATCTGCGCGAAGTCATCGAACTTTGCCCAAGGGGATGCACGCACCTAGGACCACCAACCGATCCCGAATGCGCACTTGATCGGTTGGAAGGGGCTTCCGCGCGACGGGTGGCCGGAGTGCGGCAGATGCTCGAAGCCCTGCGCAGCAACAATGAGTGGGAGATGTAG
- a CDS encoding SOS response-associated peptidase, whose amino-acid sequence MCGRYVLFSTTETLVKGLERELPGVGIVGSYASGNQRPNYNIAPTHVVPIARMFHGQPAIGPAHWGYPPRTVFNARGETAFEKPTFRGSLTCLFPMDGWYEWTTTDPEGRAEPSGKQPYFTAREDGEPLWMVGLCKVVDGRLHSTIITTDAPPGMEWLHNRMPKALTPDQWEFWLTATVGSSEMRELAATPAGEGVVRALSSRKADRAVGNVSNNYAELIGG is encoded by the coding sequence ATGTGTGGTCGATATGTCCTTTTCAGCACAACCGAGACCCTAGTCAAAGGTCTGGAACGGGAGCTGCCGGGCGTCGGAATAGTAGGTAGCTACGCCAGCGGCAATCAGCGACCGAATTACAATATTGCCCCCACCCATGTGGTTCCCATTGCCCGCATGTTCCACGGGCAGCCGGCCATCGGTCCTGCGCACTGGGGTTATCCACCGCGCACGGTTTTTAATGCCCGAGGGGAAACGGCTTTCGAGAAACCAACTTTTCGCGGTAGCCTGACTTGCCTTTTCCCCATGGATGGCTGGTACGAGTGGACGACTACCGATCCCGAGGGGCGCGCGGAGCCGAGCGGAAAGCAACCGTATTTCACCGCTCGGGAGGATGGAGAGCCGTTGTGGATGGTCGGCCTATGCAAGGTTGTTGACGGCCGATTGCATTCCACCATCATCACCACCGACGCCCCGCCGGGCATGGAATGGCTGCACAATCGGATGCCGAAAGCTCTGACACCGGACCAGTGGGAGTTTTGGCTGACTGCGACGGTGGGGTCGTCGGAGATGCGGGAACTGGCTGCGACTCCTGCGGGGGAGGGCGTTGTTAGGGCGCTATCCAGTCGCAAGGCAGATAGGGCAGTGGGCAACGTATCGAACAACTACGCGGAATTGATCGGTGGTTAG
- a CDS encoding HAD family hydrolase, whose protein sequence is MRGLVVDYCGVLDGAEEDRRRWRKLLSAAKAEGISTAILSNDPGGAGAAPIRTWLEGGYVDAVVLSGEVGVEKPDQKIFGITAKRLDLPVNDLVLVDDNILNVRGAVDSGMIGVYYQQFDRAVVEIAGLFGLEGEF, encoded by the coding sequence ATGCGTGGATTAGTAGTTGATTATTGTGGTGTCCTTGACGGCGCCGAAGAAGATCGCCGTCGGTGGCGCAAATTGTTGTCTGCCGCCAAAGCCGAGGGGATTTCTACCGCTATCCTGTCGAATGATCCGGGTGGGGCTGGCGCGGCGCCGATCCGCACGTGGCTGGAAGGTGGCTACGTTGACGCGGTGGTGCTGTCCGGCGAGGTCGGAGTGGAAAAGCCGGATCAGAAGATTTTCGGCATCACGGCAAAGCGCTTGGATTTGCCGGTCAACGACCTAGTTCTCGTCGATGACAACATCCTGAATGTGCGTGGTGCTGTGGATAGCGGCATGATTGGCGTGTACTACCAACAGTTCGACCGGGCCGTCGTGGAGATCGCGGGCTTGTTTGGGCTGGAAGGTGAGTTCTAG
- a CDS encoding AzlD domain-containing protein translates to MVASILIAALLTFLLRYIPVKLSSRISPDGTMAQVAAHMPLGIMVILVVYTFLGAESSQQAIRLGIGAVVALLLEIRYGNTLLSFVAGMVAFSVTVFWI, encoded by the coding sequence ATGGTTGCGTCAATTCTCATCGCCGCGTTGTTGACCTTTTTGTTGCGATACATCCCCGTGAAACTCTCGTCGCGGATATCTCCCGATGGGACGATGGCCCAAGTCGCAGCTCACATGCCTTTGGGCATCATGGTCATTCTCGTGGTCTATACGTTCCTGGGGGCGGAGTCGAGCCAACAAGCCATACGTCTGGGCATTGGCGCTGTGGTCGCGTTGTTATTAGAGATCCGGTACGGCAACACCCTGCTGTCGTTTGTGGCAGGCATGGTTGCGTTCTCGGTAACGGTGTTCTGGATTTAG
- a CDS encoding WhiB family transcriptional regulator translates to MDWRHKAVCRDEDPELFFPVGNSGPALAQIAKAKLVCNRCPVSSQCLSWAIESGQDAGVWGGMSEDERRALKRRNNRGRTRTRTRLSL, encoded by the coding sequence ATGGATTGGCGCCACAAGGCTGTATGTCGCGATGAAGACCCAGAGCTGTTCTTCCCGGTAGGCAACTCCGGTCCAGCTCTCGCCCAAATTGCAAAAGCGAAGTTGGTCTGCAACCGCTGCCCAGTAAGCTCCCAGTGCCTGTCGTGGGCTATTGAGTCCGGCCAGGATGCCGGCGTATGGGGAGGCATGTCCGAGGACGAGCGTCGGGCACTGAAGCGCCGCAACAATCGCGGTCGCACCCGCACCCGTACTCGCCTGAGCCTCTAA
- the secA gene encoding preprotein translocase subunit SecA — protein MLGLSKILRMGEGRAVKRLDKIAEQVMALEDKYSELSDEELRAKTDEFKKLVQEDGKSLDDIMLDAFATAREASWRVLGQKHYKVQIMGGAGLHFGYVSEMKTGEGKTLTCVLPAYLNALSGKGVHVVTVNDYLAKRDAEWMGRVHRFLGLSTDVILSEKRPEERRKAYNADVTYGTNNEFGFDYLRDNMAHSLDDLVQRGHNYAIIDEVDSILIDEARTPLIISGPVDGSSQWFSAFARIAPKMTRDIHYEIDERKKTVGIKEEGVEFVEDHLGIENLYAPEHSQLVSYLNNSIKAKELFTRDKDYIVRNGEVVIVDEFTGRILDGRRYNEGIHQAIEAKENVEIKNENQTLATVTLQNYFRLYDKLAGMTGTAETEAAELKSTYKLDVAPIPTNKTNQRKDNVDLIYKTQEAKFEAVADDIAERVEKGQPVLVGTTSVERSEYLSQLLQRRGIKHNVLNAKYHEQEAEIVAQAGRRGAVTVATNMAGRGTDIVLGGNPDIIADINLRERGLDPVENPEAYEEAWDTEIEKVRAASKKEAEEVRKAGGLYVLGTERHESRRIDNQLRGRSARQGDPGETRFYLSMRDDLMVRFVGQTMEAMMTRLNIPDHEAIDSKMVTNAIKGAQSQVEGANFEMRKNVLKYDEVMNEQRKVIYRERRQILEGEDVEKQIRGMIDDTISAYVDFETREGYVEDWDLDKLWTALESLYGPSMTHESLVEGEEYGKKGELSANQLREALLKDANEQYDRLEADVAELSGDDEQMRGIERGVLLNVVDQKWREHLYEMDYLKEGIGLRAMAQRDPLVEYQREGGDMFNRMKDGIKEETVRQLFLVRNQVAQSRGNIQVHDPAEHHETKDVSQKRQQIIGG, from the coding sequence GTGCTAGGACTTTCGAAGATTCTCCGCATGGGCGAAGGTCGCGCTGTTAAGCGCCTCGACAAAATCGCCGAGCAAGTCATGGCTCTGGAAGACAAGTACTCCGAACTGAGCGATGAAGAGTTGCGGGCGAAGACCGATGAGTTCAAGAAGCTCGTGCAGGAGGACGGCAAGAGCTTGGACGACATCATGCTCGATGCCTTCGCCACCGCACGTGAAGCCTCGTGGCGTGTGCTGGGGCAGAAGCATTACAAGGTGCAGATTATGGGTGGTGCTGGCCTGCACTTCGGCTATGTTTCCGAGATGAAAACGGGCGAGGGCAAAACCCTGACTTGTGTGCTGCCCGCATACCTCAACGCGCTGTCCGGCAAGGGCGTGCACGTGGTGACCGTGAATGACTACTTGGCTAAGCGTGATGCCGAGTGGATGGGCCGTGTACACCGCTTCCTAGGTCTGTCCACGGACGTTATTTTGTCAGAAAAACGCCCTGAAGAGCGCCGCAAGGCGTATAACGCGGATGTCACCTACGGTACGAACAACGAGTTCGGCTTTGACTACCTGCGCGACAACATGGCGCACAGCTTGGATGACTTGGTACAGCGTGGCCACAATTACGCCATCATCGATGAGGTTGACTCGATCCTCATTGACGAGGCCCGCACCCCGCTGATTATTTCCGGTCCCGTCGACGGTTCCAGCCAGTGGTTCAGTGCCTTCGCCCGAATTGCTCCCAAGATGACCCGCGACATCCACTACGAAATCGACGAGCGCAAAAAGACCGTCGGTATCAAGGAAGAGGGAGTGGAGTTCGTCGAGGATCACCTAGGTATCGAGAACCTGTATGCTCCTGAGCACTCCCAGCTGGTTAGCTACCTTAATAACTCCATCAAGGCTAAGGAGCTTTTCACCCGCGATAAGGACTACATTGTTCGCAATGGCGAGGTAGTCATCGTGGACGAGTTCACAGGCCGCATTCTGGACGGTCGTCGGTACAACGAGGGCATCCACCAGGCTATTGAGGCCAAGGAAAATGTGGAGATCAAGAACGAGAACCAGACTCTGGCGACCGTGACCCTCCAGAACTACTTCCGTCTCTACGACAAGCTGGCCGGTATGACTGGTACCGCGGAGACCGAGGCGGCTGAGCTGAAGTCCACGTACAAGCTGGATGTGGCTCCGATTCCAACGAACAAGACCAATCAGCGTAAGGACAACGTTGACCTGATCTACAAGACTCAGGAGGCGAAGTTCGAAGCAGTGGCCGACGATATCGCTGAGCGCGTGGAGAAGGGGCAGCCGGTGCTGGTTGGTACGACCTCCGTCGAGCGTTCCGAATACCTTTCCCAGCTGCTGCAGCGCCGTGGCATTAAGCACAATGTGCTGAATGCTAAGTACCACGAGCAGGAAGCGGAGATCGTCGCTCAGGCAGGTCGCCGTGGTGCAGTGACCGTGGCTACCAACATGGCTGGCCGCGGTACGGACATCGTGCTGGGTGGTAACCCGGACATCATCGCGGACATCAATTTGCGTGAGCGCGGTTTGGATCCCGTGGAAAACCCAGAGGCTTATGAAGAGGCTTGGGATACCGAGATCGAGAAGGTCCGGGCGGCGTCCAAGAAGGAAGCTGAAGAGGTTCGCAAGGCCGGCGGCCTGTACGTCTTGGGTACGGAGCGCCACGAATCCCGTCGTATCGATAACCAGCTGCGTGGTCGTTCGGCCCGTCAGGGCGATCCCGGTGAGACCCGCTTCTACCTGTCCATGCGCGATGACCTGATGGTCCGCTTTGTGGGGCAGACGATGGAAGCCATGATGACTCGTTTGAACATCCCGGATCACGAGGCCATCGATTCCAAAATGGTGACCAACGCGATTAAGGGTGCGCAGTCTCAGGTGGAGGGTGCCAACTTCGAGATGCGCAAGAACGTCTTGAAGTATGACGAGGTCATGAACGAGCAGCGCAAGGTGATCTACCGTGAACGCCGCCAGATCCTCGAGGGTGAGGATGTGGAAAAGCAGATCCGCGGCATGATCGACGACACGATCAGCGCGTATGTGGATTTCGAGACCCGCGAGGGGTACGTCGAGGACTGGGATCTGGATAAACTGTGGACCGCGTTGGAATCCCTGTACGGGCCATCCATGACCCACGAGTCCCTCGTGGAAGGCGAAGAGTACGGCAAGAAGGGCGAGCTGAGCGCGAATCAGCTGCGCGAAGCCCTACTGAAGGATGCCAACGAGCAGTACGACCGGCTCGAAGCAGACGTTGCCGAGCTATCCGGTGATGACGAGCAGATGCGCGGCATCGAGCGCGGTGTGTTGCTCAACGTGGTGGACCAGAAGTGGCGCGAGCACCTCTACGAAATGGATTACTTGAAGGAAGGCATCGGCCTGCGTGCAATGGCGCAGCGCGATCCACTAGTGGAGTACCAGCGCGAAGGTGGCGACATGTTTAACCGGATGAAGGACGGCATCAAGGAGGAAACAGTTCGCCAGCTCTTCCTGGTCCGTAACCAGGTCGCGCAGTCCCGCGGCAACATTCAGGTCCATGATCCTGCCGAGCACCACGAGACTAAGGACGTCTCCCAGAAGCGCCAGCAGATCATCGGTGGATAG
- a CDS encoding 50S ribosomal protein bL37, whose amino-acid sequence MSKRGRKRKDRRKKKANHGKRPNS is encoded by the coding sequence ATGAGCAAGCGTGGCCGTAAGCGTAAGGATCGCCGCAAGAAGAAGGCAAACCACGGAAAGCGCCCAAATTCCTAA
- a CDS encoding AzlC family ABC transporter permease, with protein sequence MNRAELNKTTRTALRATAPVAMGYIPLGMALGAYSTFLGFPLYVAPLTAFLVYAGSMEFLLLGMIAGGAGLLHIATSTLLVNSRHALYAFSFPQSLLRNRFTRIYGPFALTDETYALINGGYNPQSEQELIAAEMANHFYWVSGAAAGAVLGTFIPESFDGFSFALTGLFVLLSYGSFTQTSHRGMIMAAALVAMIPALLLPKDYFLIVAMLLFIAIVYGIVTHEKRSQA encoded by the coding sequence ATGAATCGAGCAGAGTTAAATAAGACCACGCGTACCGCCCTGCGCGCTACTGCTCCTGTAGCGATGGGGTACATACCGTTGGGAATGGCACTGGGGGCGTATTCCACGTTTCTGGGGTTCCCCCTATACGTTGCGCCGTTAACGGCGTTTCTGGTGTACGCGGGCTCTATGGAATTTCTATTGCTGGGCATGATCGCTGGAGGGGCAGGGTTGCTCCACATAGCGACCAGTACTCTATTGGTCAACAGCCGGCATGCACTGTATGCGTTTTCTTTTCCTCAATCCCTGTTGCGGAATAGGTTCACGCGTATCTATGGTCCCTTCGCCCTTACTGATGAAACATATGCGTTGATCAACGGGGGATATAATCCTCAAAGTGAACAGGAATTGATTGCAGCCGAGATGGCCAATCATTTCTATTGGGTTTCGGGCGCTGCGGCGGGTGCCGTACTGGGGACCTTCATTCCGGAGTCCTTCGATGGCTTCAGTTTCGCGTTGACGGGACTGTTTGTACTCCTGTCCTATGGCTCATTCACGCAAACGAGCCACCGCGGGATGATCATGGCCGCAGCTCTTGTTGCGATGATCCCAGCGCTCTTGCTGCCAAAGGATTACTTCTTGATCGTGGCCATGCTTCTTTTCATTGCCATCGTCTACGGGATCGTGACACATGAAAAGAGGTCGCAGGCTTGA